The Cicer arietinum cultivar CDC Frontier isolate Library 1 chromosome 1, Cicar.CDCFrontier_v2.0, whole genome shotgun sequence genome contains the following window.
ATTAGTTTTCTTGATCAGTTATGGATGATTGCTTACTTTAGCTAAGTACCAAATGTGAATGTGCACAGAGCTGGACAAACCAATCCAAATAATTTGCAGTAGACGTCAACAGGTTCCTATGCCCTCTCCAAATGATGTTGCACAGTTTTGCAGCTGGATTTAGTTATTATCTCTACTTTTTAATGGAGTCCTCACAAGTATAGGTAATGCTATCCTATCATtctgattttgatttttgtaattTGTAAACCTGTTTTAGCATTGTCTATCTATAGCTCTATATTCCTGCAACAACATTCTGTTATTGGCTTTAGCTCTATCTTTCTGTAACATCGCTTTAATCTCATGTAAATCTATATAATAATGTAGCAATTATTATGGTTCAGGCAAATTGCTATGGTTATGCTGCTTCACCTTAGAAGTCCCAAGTGCTGTGCTTTCAAAGATTCATCCCACAATGCCCACAACATCACTTCACCTTCAAAAAACCTTGTCCAAAACATGTCGTCTGGAAGCATTGCAGTGTCAAAATGATGTGCAGTATTTCTACATTAGTTGTTTGCTGCCTATGTTATGAATTCTGTTTTGGGGTGATAGGCTCTTATGCATGAGAATACTGAAGTAGGGAAATGATGGGTGCTGGATATAGGAACGGTTTCTATCTCTGTAAGGGCGTTCTCTCTTCATCAGAGCGTCATTATCATTTCTGCGAGTAGATCATCCCAATTCTTTTGTTTTCCTATTTTGTGTTGGCTCATAACGTGAGAGATTAATTAGTCTATTTCATTTCGATCCATtgttatgaattaaatttttgttgttgttttatttccCTTCATCACAACTTTCATCCCGCTGAACTATAAAGAAGGGAGTTAATGCTACCACCAAATTGGATGCAAGCTCATAAAAGCTGCGTTTTtaatcttctttcttttcagctgGTGACTTAATTAAGGATTCTCATTCTATTGACTCTTGGGTTAGTGTTCTGGTTTTTGAAGCAGCTGGTTATAATTGTTAAGCCCTTCCAaactaaattttcatttattccttcattaaaaataacaagtTATGAATGCATTTTTTCAATCTGACATGATGCCTTCAACATGATAGGTAAGAAGGCCACTTTTTCATTAAACTTTTAATTGGATTTCACTTAGTTTACATTAGAGATTGTTGTCAATTAGTCGCTATGGATAGTCAATACCAAATGTGCCAGATTTCGGCTCAGTCCACCAGCAAAGACTTATCATCAAGGCTACACGCTCTCTTGAATCACTTGATTTTTTGCTTTTGTTTTCAGCCATTAGCAATTACAATGACACAGTCGGTGGAACTTTTTTAGGCCGTCTACGCCAGTGGCCACCTCAAAGTctcgataaattttttttttttaatttataaaaaacattataaattaaaaatctaataaaaaataaattatatcttcCTACTAATTTGAAAGACTCAAAAATGCAAttgaaatcaattaaattgattttatgtttttagTGTTTTAATTCAAACtgaatttaatcaaataaacttaATCTCTATTGATTTGAGTAAAATATTACGTCATTTTATAAAACTGAGCggatactttattttatattatattattatcttaaaagaatgtgttgtatttaaatattttttaaaataaatatttaagtgatttttaatcatttatatgttaattatttttcattacaGTTTTAGTATTcgtcatataaaaaatttatgcaaTTATTTAAATGGCATAAAAATCTAGTGTTTTACCAAAAAAAtctgtatttgaaaaaaattatattttttaaaataagcaTCTTAAAAATATCAACTTGTTTAAACTGAAAAAAATCAAGATGTTCTTTTATGAGCTTGGTTTGAATTTTGTGGGAAAATTTGTTAAAACTCCCCCTGTATATATACTACATAAGTTAGTGCCTctaaaactcataaaagaaaACAAGCTAACGAAAGGATTGCATAAGCAGTAATGCTATTTATCTAATTCGAAGGCTATTGtcaaatttgaattgttgaagcAAAGATTCATATTAGACGAAAAACAAAATGGTTATGCCCCAAATTTCTTCTGACAGCTTCAAACCATAACTATGTCAATAGTTGAGATTTGATTTGACAGTAGACCACAAAAATACCAGAAAATAACACAActacatttgaaaataaaaggACAATTATTGCTCATGAGCCATGACAAAATGCTAATACAAAATAACACTACTACATTTGAACTACATCCTTGCCTCCATTATTTTCAGAACAATAAAATTTcccaaaatcaaaataattgataCCAATTAGAGAACAACAGTTCCTTAGATGTAGAACATGAGGATAACTTGAAATAGGAAGTCAAAAACACACAATGAAGTTTAACTGGATTAATCCAATACGGCAAATGAACAAAAACTGTTTCGGAAAATTACCATTTTTCTTGGTATTTTCCATGAACTTgcatgaaataaaaataaagataaaaaccAAACCTCCCTCTAATGGTAAGATATGTCATTTTCCACTGGCCTCTGTATTTTCTAACCCGAAACGACGTTTGAACTTGGCAATCTGTCCTAAACTCTCGGCCATTTGACGCTTAGCACGGAAGTGGTAGACTTTACCAACAGGGTGTATCTTTGTCATCATCACATGCATCAATCTACCAGTTTGAGTAACATAAGTCATCCATTGCTTCTGTGGGTGCACACCTTTCTTCATTTCCTAGCAAATTGAAATTCCATCACCATCACacacattttatcaaacacttaGTAGGCCATCACAAGTTACAATATTTTGCTGCAACAAAAACCAACTTCCAATACCAAAAGCAAACAAACTAGGTAAATGCACCCACCTGAGAAAGTAAAACACCACCCAAGTCCCCAGGCAAACGCAAAACAcccaaaacaaaaacaagaaaaaattaCTTCAAATTTCACATGCACATTCACGTGACAGACCCATCATCATTCATCACTGTTCAATTCAATCCCAAAAACAACAGAACTCATACAGATCCATCATCATCGCATCAACCAATCTCAAGGTAAAGACAAAAAATCGAAAAAACGTCCTTACCTAGTAACGGTGGAGGAAAACAAGTGACAAACTCTGAGAACGACGAAAGGACGACAGTGGATTCCGGAGATGGTGTCGGAGACGGCGCGCGATTATTTGCTCGGCAGCGAGAGCGAGAGATAACGGAGGAAGTTGAGAGAGAACTATCTTTGTCTAGGGTGTGTGGTTGGTTtgttaatatgtaattatatgTCAGGGATTTTAGTATAATGTCatttccaaaaattaattagacTTTGGtccttaaaaaaacaaaacacccTAGACATATTAGTTCTcgacaataaaaatatattattttttaatgtttgataaattaaactgagacaatttaatttttgaatcagaatattttatataatctaatagAAAATTAACAACGTGTATCATTATCTCATTAATGTCAGATTCTTATGtgacttttaacaaaatataaaataactattttgacGTTTGATGACTACCAAAAAAATGAGTAACATCTATTGTATAGAGATTTTTTAGTGATTCTATTGAAAAATTTCTACTACCATTTTCtcgtttttgttttttcttcatgtttttgtTTTCAGATTAcggttttgtttattttcttttggaaCATTATATAACAAGTAGTCCGATCCATAGTCTAATTAGttcaaaaatgaataatttttttgacaaataacaTATTCCAATTGATTTTTATGAGCGGCTAAAAATGGTCTTTTTGTCAAGGATCAATCTGTCCCGTGT
Protein-coding sequences here:
- the LOC101488453 gene encoding uncharacterized protein; protein product: MKKGVHPQKQWMTYVTQTGRLMHVMMTKIHPVGKVYHFRAKRQMAESLGQIAKFKRRFGLENTEASGK